The Humulus lupulus chromosome 4, drHumLupu1.1, whole genome shotgun sequence genome has a window encoding:
- the LOC133832924 gene encoding uncharacterized protein LOC133832924, translating into MDFWEYNLMADVSWYWRKLVHLRSFLPRGTLEAAVSGRKLQLNKLYMLLLQQSKVRFAKVVWCSMSLPKHIFVLWQSVLGHLLTQDNLILRQIPLDSPLCPVCEIDLESHAHLFFDCLYSQQVLNKIADWLGIAIWPSKFYDWIAWMDGRPKGLSQRILVVAFAATVYFIWLNRNS; encoded by the coding sequence ATGGATTTTTGGGAGTACAACCTCATGGCTGATgtgagctggtattggaggaagttgGTGCATCTGAGATCCTTTCTGCCCAGAGGTACCTTGGAGGCTGCGGTTTCAGGTAGGAAGCTTCAGTTGAACAAGCTGTATATGTTGCTGCTTCAGCAGAGTAAAGTGAGGTTTGCCAAAGTGGTTTGGTGCAGCATGTCTCTTCCGAAACACATATTTGTTCTCTGGCAATCTGTCCTTGGTCACCTTCTGACCCAAGACAATCTTATTCTTCGGCAGATCCCTCTTGATTCTCCCTTATGCCCAGTTTGTGAGATAGATTTGGAATCACATGCTCATCTGTTTTTTGACTGTTTGTACTCTCAGCAGGTTTTGAATAAGATTGCTGATTGGTTGGGAATTGCTATTTGGCCTTCAAAATTCTATGATTGGATTGCTTGGATGGATGGGCGGCCCAAAGGTCTTTCCCAACGAATCTTGGTCGTTGCTTTTGCTGCTACTGTCTATTTCATATGGCTGAATCGTAACTCTTGA
- the LOC133831234 gene encoding peptidyl-prolyl cis-trans isomerase FKBP16-4, chloroplastic, with protein sequence MGHLLLPCYQHNPSQLYKPLLSIPITRKRPTSRNSYVLPCQCSLSSSSDDVSKETKQFFQFEGRRALVGSLLATAAGMYLCDVAEAVSTSRRALRGAKIPEEEFTTLPNGLKYYDLKVGNGTKAVKGSRVAVHYVAKWRGITFMTSRQGLGVGGGTPYGFDVGQSERGSVLKGLDLGVEGMRVGGQRVLIVPPELAYGKKGVQEIPPNATIELDVELLAIKQSPFGSAVKIVEG encoded by the exons ATGGGGCATCTCCTTCTTCCTTGCTACCAACACAACCCATCTCAACTGTACAAGCCCCTTCTCTCCATACCCATTACAA GAAAAAGACCGACTAGCAGGAATTCATATGTGTTGCCATGTCAATGCTCATTGTCTTCTTCCTCAGATGATGTTTCAAAAGAAACAAAGCAATTTTTTCAGTTTGAGGGAAGGAGGGCCTTGGTTGGTTCTCTCCTAGCCACAG CTGCTGGAATGTATCTTTGTGATGTGGCTGAGGCAGTTAGCACAAGTAGAAGAGCA CTTAGAGGAGCTAAAATACCTGAAGAGGAATTTACAACACTTCCTAATGGTTTGAA GTACTATGATTTGAAGGTCGGGAATGGAACAAAGGCAGTGAAAGGATCCCGGGTTGCA GTTCACTATGTTGCTAAGTGGAGGGGCATCACTTTTATGACCAGCAGACAAGGACTTGGTGTTGGTGGAGGAACT CCATATGGATTTGATGTCGGTCAATCTGAGAGGGGGTCAGTCCTTAAAGGACTGGATCTTGGCGTAGAAGGCATGCGGGTAGGAGGCCAG AGAGTACTAATTGTGCCTCCAGAGCTAGCTTATGGAAAGAAAGGAGTTCAAGAAATTCCTCCAAATGCTACAATAGAG TTAGATGTTGAACTACTAGCCATCAAACAGAGTCCGTTCGG ATCTGCCGTAAAAATTGTTGAAGGCTAA
- the LOC133829419 gene encoding protein CHUP1, chloroplastic translates to MKPLIFKAGIPLALSVAAFVYARIVARRSVFKDTMLENTKVNSLEIGSQFGSEKSFHSLSSTRLPSVECNEPLVIETNSMESSETQNKPDLEEEILGLKSRLDDLRNIEEELEMKFIRYNNMKEQESVLMHLTNMLLLEMAQIEFLDRETSLIEDESRRLEKLLVESLRLLEQLEYWKSENGLLQRKVKRLLRIKKVQSSLIKEKELKIKARERELLKTQEELETRTSLIKELEDEVRELRMVLHQMQEDKNELMQKLVLEETFTSSLSKIAENKGVLSELEQLKKDRATEVEEIIYLRWSNACLRHELMKNQTQYQDKNQNKYQWELDIQGNLEMGNSGLEQELASMVLGHSENGFGEQASTCSKRKKLVQKLKKWVEGSEKGKRKLDEKVRHEIKCFGRHSVSDDKEEHLQGRRSCSSA, encoded by the exons ATGAAGCCATTGATCTTCAAAGCTGGTATTCCTCTTGCTTTATCTGTGGCTGCTTTTGTATATGCCAGGATTGTGGCTAGGAGAAGTGTTTTCAAAGACACCATGTTAGAAAACACTAAGGTGAATTCCCTAGAGATTGGTTCTCAATTTGGAAGTGAGAAGAGTTTTCATAGCCTAAGTTCTACACGTTTGCCTTCTGTTGAATGTAATGAACCATTAGTTATTGAAACCAATTCCATGGAAAGTTCAGAAACTCAAAATAAACCTGATTTGGAAGAAGAGATTTTAGGCCTAAAAAGCCGACTAGATGATTTGCGAAATATAGAAGAGGAACTAGAGATGAAGTTCATTAGGTACAACAACATGAAAGAGCAAGAATCTGTGCTTATGCATCTTACGAACATGTTGTTACTGGAGATGGCTCAAATTGAGTTCTTGGATAGGGAAACTTCCTTAATAGAGGATGAGAGCCGAAGGCTTGAGAAGTTGTTGGTTGAATCTTTGAGACTTTTGGAGCAGCTTGAGTATTGGAAATCAGAAAATGGATTGCTTCAACGAAAGGTAAAGAGGCTTTTGAGGATTAAGAAAGTGCAATCTAGCCTCATAAAAGAGAAGGAACTGAAGATTAAAGCTAGAGAAAGAGAACTTTTGAAAACTCAGGAGGAATTAGAAACTAGAACTAGTCTAATCAAGGAATTGGAAGATGAAGTTAGAGAGCTGAGGATGGTTTTGCATCAAATGCAAGAAGACAAGAATGAGCTTATGCAAAAGTTGGTTTTGGAAGAAACTTTCACCTCATCATTATCCAAG ATTGCAGAAAACAAAGGAGTTTTGAGTGAACTCGAGCAGCTAAAGAAGGATCGAGCAACCGAAGTAGAGGAGATAATTTACTTGAGATGGAGTAATGCTTGCTTAAGGCACGAGTTGATGAAGAATCAAACACAATATCAAGACAAAAATCAGAACAAATATCAGTGGGAGCTTGATATTCAAGGAAATCTAGAGATGGGAAATTCTGGGTTGGAGCAAGAATTGGCTAGTATGGTTTTGGGACACAGTGAGAATGGATTTGGTGAGCAAGCCTCTACTTGTTCTAAAAGAAAGAAGTTAGTTCAGAAGCTTAAGAAATGGGTTGAAGGGAGTGAGAAGGGAAAAAGAAAACTAGATGAGAAAGTAAGGCATGAAATTAAGTGCTTTGGAAGGCACTCTGTTTCAGATGATAAAGAAGAACATCTTCAAGGAAGGAGATCTTGCTCCAGTGCATGA